Sequence from the Planctomycetia bacterium genome:
CATCGTGGAGCGGACGTTCAACTGGCTCAAACGATACCGCCGTATCGCCACCAAGTACGAAAAAACTGGACAGAACTTCTTGGGGTTCTTCCAGTTAGGCTCTGTAATGATGCTGCTCAGGTAATTTGTCAACACGCTCTAATAACTGCAGGAAAGGAGCGAGCGAACGGTATCCACATTTTTCGCCGTAATCATTCAACCATAATGATCCCGTCTCGGGGCACCCAGCCGATTAAACCATGCTCCAATTCAATTTTCACCCAGCCATTTTCCCGTTCGGCAATCCAGCGGGCTTCCACTCCTTCAGCCAGTTTTACAGGCTGTTCATTCCATTGACAAACTTCGTAGGAAAGTCCATTGCCTTGCCTCATGACCAGCCCGGGTTGGTGGATTACAGCCATCGGTATGTGTGCTGGTTCTTTGATTATCAACAAGCTCCAGATAGCCAGGTACCATAACACAGTTACCAATATGCATCTCGTCCATCGTTTCTGTTTCCAATACAGGAAACAAAGCACGCATCCTGTAAGAGTTGTCAGCAGTAACATGAATGGCACGGCTTGAAGCAAAATGCTCCAGCAGTTAACGGCCCATTCGCGCAGACTGGCTGTTCCAAAGCAGGGATCAAGTACCTGGGCTCGTGCGTGCGAAAGTTCTGTCCACGACCAGGCATCTCGTCCATGGTCCAGTTCATATTTCCGCAGGCAGGCAATCCAGCCAGCCAGTGATGATGGATTTGCTGTTGATACTTCCTCAACAGGCATCCAGTTCACAAGACATATCATCAAGAGGCTATGAATCATGGGGACTCCCTTGTTCGAAGAAGTCCTAACACCCTGTTATGAAGTTCGCCTGGCAGATATGTTGCTGGGCCCAGTTCTGCCTCTTCGAGTTCATCCAGTATAGGAATGAGAATACTGGCTTGAGATGTCTGCAAGACTGCTGCCTGCAGTGAATCATGATCCAACATCAGCGCTATTTCCAGCCCCTCACCAAGATATTCGGCGAGCATGGTTCGGTAAATGACAGGCTCAGCACTATCACCAAGTCGTTGCAGTTTCCGAATGAGTTTCCACCGGGCCCATTGCCACCTCAACTTTTTCAGGGGTTCGGGCGCAATCCGTTCCAGCATCACTCGAAGCATGACAATTCCTGCCACAGTGATCGGCAACCAGATCAGCCAATTCAATCTGGGCCAGTGCCAGGAGTCGTTGTTCTTTTTCAGTGCTAATTGCTGAAACTCAGGCAGCCATGAAATTGCTTCAGCCGGTGCCTTGATAACACTCAGACTGGTTGCTGCAGATCCCAGGACGATTTTCAAGCTCGGGACTTTTACCTGAGTGGTTCTGAGAGCTCCTTGAGATGGGTCGTAATCTCGAATGGTCACTGGTGGCACAGCCAGTTTCAATTGACGTGGCCTGATGCGATAGCGAAAGATTCGTGCGTCAGGTTGCGACACATCGGGCAAGCTGTCAATCAGGAATCGCCCTTGTTCCCAGCCGGGCTGATTGGCCAGTTCAGGTGTTGAAAGCCTTTTCAACGCTCCCTTGCCCTGAACTCGCAACTGAAGTTCTACCTCTTCGCCTAGTAATACTGTGGGTTTACTCCAACTGGCAGTCACCTGATAGCTGCCTACTCCGAGATCCCATACACCAGCCGGGGCGGGCAAGAGGTTTAATCGGCGTATTTCCAGTACCAGT
This genomic interval carries:
- a CDS encoding transposase, producing IVERTFNWLKRYRRIATKYEKTGQNFLGFFQLGSVMMLLR
- a CDS encoding SH3 domain-containing protein, with the translated sequence MIHSLLMICLVNWMPVEEVSTANPSSLAGWIACLRKYELDHGRDAWSWTELSHARAQVLDPCFGTASLREWAVNCWSILLQAVPFMLLLTTLTGCVLCFLYWKQKRWTRCILVTVLWYLAIWSLLIIKEPAHIPMAVIHQPGLVMRQGNGLSYEVCQWNEQPVKLAEGVEARWIAERENGWVKIELEHGLIGWVPRDGIIMVE
- a CDS encoding BatD family protein, whose product is MQGLTASEPLELTVPWLTGMPEMSLTADEWLNQYADRTGVIRPGLKLRCMNRNLQAPQSKPGIYELRWTMTVKEPAGDETTQKLAAVQVGKWSTQPLVLEIRRLNLLPAPAGVWDLGVGSYQVTASWSKPTVLLGEEVELQLRVQGKGALKRLSTPELANQPGWEQGRFLIDSLPDVSQPDARIFRYRIRPRQLKLAVPPVTIRDYDPSQGALRTTQVKVPSLKIVLGSAATSLSVIKAPAEAISWLPEFQQLALKKNNDSWHWPRLNWLIWLPITVAGIVMLRVMLERIAPEPLKKLRWQWARWKLIRKLQRLGDSAEPVIYRTMLAEYLGEGLEIALMLDHDSLQAAVLQTSQASILIPILDELEEAELGPATYLPGELHNRVLGLLRTRESP